A window of the Gossypium hirsutum isolate 1008001.06 chromosome A05, Gossypium_hirsutum_v2.1, whole genome shotgun sequence genome harbors these coding sequences:
- the LOC107907274 gene encoding CST complex subunit CTC1 isoform X1, with product MENVKTITVSDLLRYGCPHTGSSTPGPSIISDQNPQSPPGPSTSDPYRVLKPLPQFDYPAVIVGTLRLPTLTIKCPHNNCLEFSDDSVAVCCDFTGLDVRIIGKKIDVLTWNFIISDHLSGGLLEIVKWDLPDSSCGLSRCSSLMIDSFPLVSNLIESVPSTSKSKSYQIHGIIGAVSPVFVVPCSVNDSSSSKSMNLRGFHVRIITCECQLCRSTEAVGVLYGKSARHSFTEPVFVYFCGPSWCWHPVLTKLIGNVVTISGLRMKLVFMGKGGSELMFVTAENSVLHLPQLLKKVKRKDVCGSYKGTVKNVYMQGMVVELDNEAWLLLTNQSLMPPHGLRIGADILIKNVHFVVPKFSWAKFLVLGACSRTSIIVKSFSPLKTRCLIMSQSKSQLGNFIETLAFSTRLWVLLLVSCFQRKFSGILSTKKILGSTHKGLVQMFANSHLPSSVIQAQHSVVMEFNKNESCCSTTEPYHGNLKLVVPISNFIHHCENFWIKELLPSDNILPVSCGGRYYQQSIRKAFQSEDLGIILVGTLKISLSSGRLQLVDMTDSIDVVIPDLPSFWDPNSIFEVIDYCVIVDGMPESVHSGLSTIDPLLPGSLFRAFPLARKPNLKIFVYFHLCNATCRNRLIYPSVDSRDELNEISSGKFHLIRIRRKFHPPCHSKKLVRSVFAEAGVLPWYLFLAGKDGSVHQGNVLRGCTVGNHTDHSSGKRQKTDSGSSQLSPGFEDNFCSACLEKGTSSLRETCGDPSCLRTSFSHESPCLATIRGVNNFIYTSAGTMCRMKANARVKACKGSAKKIFLEFTSESDLKYQLLQIDCFYLMKHHIEDSLCNIEDADVIGVKVPMTSGTYLRRLSFSSKVLASDKSLHDSSLCNEVFTKDQVLDIASDCSVSDVHLHVPSSLTGVLEMDAKELGNGHNAPGANLENSSLSSGIETTMDANPDENSGLLDSSFLFPAGNFSSLRGDIIAVHGFDQGSSDMCSSREDYGDLYRYGFCDRTKNCCVHVSVANQTVKIFGSVDQHQFPTGFGSGINATFHRILELQVPSEFMLTSESSVEINSIRAVNEAHSSDCNLNQFRCRVVAVHVLVLEKSNRKCDNIKSNTYTRPHSVDIPLACFILDDGSSSWCCWANAERAATLLRLQNTARTSTMYHLQRIVEEHERITVKSTRSTSDPFDQDFTVTVGSGRALTGLDEDFDVLVSIIFNACVNTSWTVVAKVMDSNAVNSLREHLAEMQMPMPPMANLRALEVCHVDQLSEARDMMQQLAKR from the exons ATGGAAAACGTGAAGACGATAACTGTCTCCGATCTACTCCGCTACGGTTGTCCCCACACTGGGTCTTCAACTCCCGGCCCTTCGATCATCTCCGATCAAAACCCTCAATCGCCACCTGGCCCTTCCACTTCAGACCCTTACCGGGTCCTTAAACCTCTGCCTCAGTTCGATTACCCGGCTGTTATCGTCGGAACCCTAAGACTTCCTACCCTTACAATAAAATGTCCGCACAACAACTGCCTTGAATTTTCAGACGATTCAGTGGCCGTTTGTTGCGATTTCACCGGGCTTGATGTTCGCATAATTGGTAAGAAAATCGACGTTCTTACCTGGAATTTCATTATTTCTGATCATCTTTCCGGTGGATTGTTGGAAATTGTTAAATGGGACTTACCGGATTCGAGTTGCGGGCTCAGTCGATGTTCaagcttgatgatagattcaTTCCCGTTAGTTTCTAATTTAATCGAATCTGTACCTAGCACTAGCAAGTCTAAGTCCTATCAGATTCACGGGATAATAGGAGCAGTTAGTCCTGTTTTTGTTGTTCCCTGTTCAGTTAACGACTCAAGCTCTAGTAAATCAATGAATCTTCGAGGTTTTCATGTGAGGATTATCACTTGTGAATGCCAATTGTGTCGTTCTACAGAGGCTGTCGGGGTTTTATATGGAAAATCAGCTCGTCATTCTTTTACTGAACCGGTTTTTGTGTATTTTTGTGGGCCTTCTTGGTGTTGGCATCCCGTGCTGACGAAGCTCATCGGGAACGTTGTTACTATTTCTGGTTTGAGGATGAAGTTGGTTTTCATGGGGAAAGGAGGGTCTGAATTGATGTTTGTTACTGCAGAGAACTCTGTTCTCCATCTGCCTCAATTATTGAAGAAAGTAAAGAGAAAGGATGTATGTGGTTCTTATAAAGGCACTGTAAAAAATGTTTATATGCAAGGAATGGTTGTTGAACTGGACAACGAAGCATGGCTTTTACTAACAAATCAGTCACTCATGCCACCTCATGGTCTTAGGATTGGTGCTGAT ATTTTGATTAAAAATGTGCACTTTGTggttccaaaattttcttgggcAAAGTTTCTCGTTCTTGGGGCTTGCTCCAGGACCAGCATCATAGTAAAATCATTCTCACCATTAAAGACAAG GTGTCTTATAATGTCGCAGTCAAAAAGCCAGTTGGGGAACTTCATTGAGACGTTAGCTTTTTCTACAAGACTATG GGTCCTACTTCTTGTTTCATGTTTCCAAAGAAAGTTTTCCGGGATCTTATCCACAAAGAAGATTTTGGGATCAACACAT AAAGGACTGGTTCAAATGTTTGCTAATTCACATTTGCCTTCATCAGTGATTCAAGCACAG CATAGTGTGGTAATGGAattcaataaaaatgaatcatgtTGCTCTACTACTGAACCATATCATGGCAATCTGAAGTTG GTGGTACCAATCTCTAATTTCATCCATCATTGTGAGAATTTTTGGATAAAGGAACTACTACCATCAGATAATATCCTTCCTGTGTCATGTGGGGGCAGATATTATCAACAATCAATAAGGAAGGCTTTTCAGAGTGAAGATTTGGGTATCATTTTAGTAGGAACTTTAAAG ATATCTCTGTCTTCTGGAAGATTGCAATTGGTTGACATGACTGATAGCATTGATGTTGTTATACCAGACCTTCCATCATTTTGGGATCCTAATAGTATATTTGAG gTGATTGATTATTGTGTAATTGTGGATGGCATGCCTGAGTCGGTCCATTCAGGGTTATCAACTATTGACCCATTATTGCCTGGAAGTCTCTTCCGGGCTTTCCCGTTGGCAAGAAAACCAAACCTAAAAATATTTGTCTACTTTCATTTATGTAATGCAACATGCAGAAATCGTCTCATTTATCCATCTGTAGATTCCAGGGATGAACTGAATGAAATCAGTAGTGGAAAATTCCATCTTATCCGCATCAGACGCAAATTCCATCCGCCATGTCATTCAAAGAAATTAGTAAGATCTGTGTTTGCTGAGGCCGGAGTCTTACCCTGGTATTTGTTTCTAGCTGGAAAAGATGGAAGTGTGCATCAGGGAAATGTTTTGAGAGGTTGTACTGTTGGTAACCACACAGATCATTCTTCTGGTAAGAGGCAGAAGACTGATAGTGGATCTAGTCAGTTGAGTCCAGGATTCGAGGACAATTTTTGCAGTGCATGTTTGGAAAAAGGCACTTCGTCTTTAAGGGAAACTTGTGGGGATCCTAGTTGTCTGAGAACAAGTTTTTCTCATGAAAGTCCATGCTTGGCTACCATACGAGGTGTTAATAATTTCATCTATACAAGTGCAGGGACCATGTGTAGAATGAAGGCCAATGCAAGGGTTAAAGCTTGTAAAGGTAGTGCGAAGAAGATTTTCCTGGAGTTCACATCTGAAAGTGATTTGAAGTATCAG tTGTTGCAGATTGATTGTTTTTACTTAATGAAGCACCATATTGAAGATTCTCTCTGTAATATTGAGGATGCTGATGTAATTGGTGTTAAAGTACCTATGACTTCTGGAACATATTTGCGAAGACTTTCATTCTCCTCTAAGGTTCTTGCTAGTGATAAATCATTGCATGATTCTTCTCTATGTAATGAAGTCTTTACAAAGGATCAAGTGCTGGACATTGCCAGTGATTGTTCAGTTTCAGATGTTCATCTTCATGTCCCTTCAAGTTTAACAGGTGTTTTGGAGATGGATGCAAAGGAACTTGGAAATGGCCATAATGCACCAGGTGCAAATCTAGAGAACTCTAGTCTTTCATCGGGCATTGAGACCACAATGGATGCAAACCCAGATGAGAATTCTGGTTTGCTTGATTCTAGTTTCCTCTTTCCTGCCGGAAATTTTTCCTCTCTGCGTGGAGATATAATAGCTGTCCACGGTTTTGACCAAGGTTCTTCTGACATGTGTTCAAGTCGTGAAGACTATGGTGATCTTTATCGATATGGGTTTTGTGATAGAACAAAAAATTGTTGCGTTCATGTTTCAGTGGCTAATCAAACC GTGAAGATTTTTGGATCTGTTGACCAACATCAGTTCCCTACTGGGTTTGGGTCTGGCATAAATGCAACTTTCCATCGAATTCTTGAACTTCA GGTCCCAAGTGAATTCATGTTAACATCCGAATCTAGCGTGGAGATAAATTCAATCAGGGCTGTCAATGAAGCACACAGCTCAGATTGCAATCTAAATCAGTTCCGCTGCAGA GTTGTTGCTGTTCATGTCCTGGTTCTAGAGAAGAGCAACCGGAAATGTGATAACATAAAATCAAATACTTACACCAGACCTCATAGTGTTGACATTCCACTTGCTTGCTTTATATTGG ATGATGGGTCATCTTCTTGGTGTTGCTGGGCTAATGCTGAAAGAGCGGCAACATTGCTGAGGCTGCAGAACACTGCCAGGACCTCTACCATGTATCATCTTCAAAGAATTGTAGAGGAGCATGAAAGGATAACTGTGAAAAGCACTAGATCAACTTCTGATCCTTTTGATCAAGATTTCACTGTTACTGTCGGTTCAGGAAGGGCACTAACTGGCTTGGATGAAGATTTTGACGTCCTGGTATCCATAATCTTCAATGCATGCGTCAATACATCGTGG ACTGTGGTTGCTAAAGTGATGGATTCTAATGCAGTCAACTCGTTAAGAGAACACCTGGCTGAAATGCAGATGCCAATGCCTCCCATGGCAAACTTACGAGCCTTAGAAGTTTGCCATGTGGATCAGCTAAGTGAGGCCAGAGACATGATGCAACAACTTGCGAAAAG gTAG
- the LOC107907274 gene encoding CST complex subunit CTC1 isoform X2 gives MENVKTITVSDLLRYGCPHTGSSTPGPSIISDQNPQSPPGPSTSDPYRVLKPLPQFDYPAVIVGTLRLPTLTIKCPHNNCLEFSDDSVAVCCDFTGLDVRIIGKKIDVLTWNFIISDHLSGGLLEIVKWDLPDSSCGLSRCSSLMIDSFPLVSNLIESVPSTSKSKSYQIHGIIGAVSPVFVVPCSVNDSSSSKSMNLRGFHVRIITCECQLCRSTEAVGVLYGKSARHSFTEPVFVYFCGPSWCWHPVLTKLIGNVVTISGLRMKLVFMGKGGSELMFVTAENSVLHLPQLLKKVKRKDVCGSYKGTVKNVYMQGMVVELDNEAWLLLTNQSLMPPHGLRIGADILIKNVHFVVPKFSWAKFLVLGACSRTSIIVKSFSPLKTRCLIMSQSKSQLGNFIETLAFSTRLWVLLLVSCFQRKFSGILSTKKILGSTHKGLVQMFANSHLPSSVIQAQHSVVMEFNKNESCCSTTEPYHGNLKLVVPISNFIHHCENFWIKELLPSDNILPVSCGGRYYQQSIRKAFQSEDLGIILVGTLKISLSSGRLQLVDMTDSIDVVIPDLPSFWDPNSIFEVIDYCVIVDGMPESVHSGLSTIDPLLPGSLFRAFPLARKPNLKIFVYFHLCNATCRNRLIYPSVDSRDELNEISSGKFHLIRIRRKFHPPCHSKKLVRSVFAEAGVLPWYLFLAGKDGSVHQGNVLRGCTVGNHTDHSSGKRQKTDSGSSQLSPGFEDNFCSACLEKGTSSLRETCGDPSCLRTSFSHESPCLATIRGVNNFIYTSAGTMCRMKANARVKACKGSAKKIFLEFTSESDLKYQIDCFYLMKHHIEDSLCNIEDADVIGVKVPMTSGTYLRRLSFSSKVLASDKSLHDSSLCNEVFTKDQVLDIASDCSVSDVHLHVPSSLTGVLEMDAKELGNGHNAPGANLENSSLSSGIETTMDANPDENSGLLDSSFLFPAGNFSSLRGDIIAVHGFDQGSSDMCSSREDYGDLYRYGFCDRTKNCCVHVSVANQTVKIFGSVDQHQFPTGFGSGINATFHRILELQVPSEFMLTSESSVEINSIRAVNEAHSSDCNLNQFRCRVVAVHVLVLEKSNRKCDNIKSNTYTRPHSVDIPLACFILDDGSSSWCCWANAERAATLLRLQNTARTSTMYHLQRIVEEHERITVKSTRSTSDPFDQDFTVTVGSGRALTGLDEDFDVLVSIIFNACVNTSWTVVAKVMDSNAVNSLREHLAEMQMPMPPMANLRALEVCHVDQLSEARDMMQQLAKR, from the exons ATGGAAAACGTGAAGACGATAACTGTCTCCGATCTACTCCGCTACGGTTGTCCCCACACTGGGTCTTCAACTCCCGGCCCTTCGATCATCTCCGATCAAAACCCTCAATCGCCACCTGGCCCTTCCACTTCAGACCCTTACCGGGTCCTTAAACCTCTGCCTCAGTTCGATTACCCGGCTGTTATCGTCGGAACCCTAAGACTTCCTACCCTTACAATAAAATGTCCGCACAACAACTGCCTTGAATTTTCAGACGATTCAGTGGCCGTTTGTTGCGATTTCACCGGGCTTGATGTTCGCATAATTGGTAAGAAAATCGACGTTCTTACCTGGAATTTCATTATTTCTGATCATCTTTCCGGTGGATTGTTGGAAATTGTTAAATGGGACTTACCGGATTCGAGTTGCGGGCTCAGTCGATGTTCaagcttgatgatagattcaTTCCCGTTAGTTTCTAATTTAATCGAATCTGTACCTAGCACTAGCAAGTCTAAGTCCTATCAGATTCACGGGATAATAGGAGCAGTTAGTCCTGTTTTTGTTGTTCCCTGTTCAGTTAACGACTCAAGCTCTAGTAAATCAATGAATCTTCGAGGTTTTCATGTGAGGATTATCACTTGTGAATGCCAATTGTGTCGTTCTACAGAGGCTGTCGGGGTTTTATATGGAAAATCAGCTCGTCATTCTTTTACTGAACCGGTTTTTGTGTATTTTTGTGGGCCTTCTTGGTGTTGGCATCCCGTGCTGACGAAGCTCATCGGGAACGTTGTTACTATTTCTGGTTTGAGGATGAAGTTGGTTTTCATGGGGAAAGGAGGGTCTGAATTGATGTTTGTTACTGCAGAGAACTCTGTTCTCCATCTGCCTCAATTATTGAAGAAAGTAAAGAGAAAGGATGTATGTGGTTCTTATAAAGGCACTGTAAAAAATGTTTATATGCAAGGAATGGTTGTTGAACTGGACAACGAAGCATGGCTTTTACTAACAAATCAGTCACTCATGCCACCTCATGGTCTTAGGATTGGTGCTGAT ATTTTGATTAAAAATGTGCACTTTGTggttccaaaattttcttgggcAAAGTTTCTCGTTCTTGGGGCTTGCTCCAGGACCAGCATCATAGTAAAATCATTCTCACCATTAAAGACAAG GTGTCTTATAATGTCGCAGTCAAAAAGCCAGTTGGGGAACTTCATTGAGACGTTAGCTTTTTCTACAAGACTATG GGTCCTACTTCTTGTTTCATGTTTCCAAAGAAAGTTTTCCGGGATCTTATCCACAAAGAAGATTTTGGGATCAACACAT AAAGGACTGGTTCAAATGTTTGCTAATTCACATTTGCCTTCATCAGTGATTCAAGCACAG CATAGTGTGGTAATGGAattcaataaaaatgaatcatgtTGCTCTACTACTGAACCATATCATGGCAATCTGAAGTTG GTGGTACCAATCTCTAATTTCATCCATCATTGTGAGAATTTTTGGATAAAGGAACTACTACCATCAGATAATATCCTTCCTGTGTCATGTGGGGGCAGATATTATCAACAATCAATAAGGAAGGCTTTTCAGAGTGAAGATTTGGGTATCATTTTAGTAGGAACTTTAAAG ATATCTCTGTCTTCTGGAAGATTGCAATTGGTTGACATGACTGATAGCATTGATGTTGTTATACCAGACCTTCCATCATTTTGGGATCCTAATAGTATATTTGAG gTGATTGATTATTGTGTAATTGTGGATGGCATGCCTGAGTCGGTCCATTCAGGGTTATCAACTATTGACCCATTATTGCCTGGAAGTCTCTTCCGGGCTTTCCCGTTGGCAAGAAAACCAAACCTAAAAATATTTGTCTACTTTCATTTATGTAATGCAACATGCAGAAATCGTCTCATTTATCCATCTGTAGATTCCAGGGATGAACTGAATGAAATCAGTAGTGGAAAATTCCATCTTATCCGCATCAGACGCAAATTCCATCCGCCATGTCATTCAAAGAAATTAGTAAGATCTGTGTTTGCTGAGGCCGGAGTCTTACCCTGGTATTTGTTTCTAGCTGGAAAAGATGGAAGTGTGCATCAGGGAAATGTTTTGAGAGGTTGTACTGTTGGTAACCACACAGATCATTCTTCTGGTAAGAGGCAGAAGACTGATAGTGGATCTAGTCAGTTGAGTCCAGGATTCGAGGACAATTTTTGCAGTGCATGTTTGGAAAAAGGCACTTCGTCTTTAAGGGAAACTTGTGGGGATCCTAGTTGTCTGAGAACAAGTTTTTCTCATGAAAGTCCATGCTTGGCTACCATACGAGGTGTTAATAATTTCATCTATACAAGTGCAGGGACCATGTGTAGAATGAAGGCCAATGCAAGGGTTAAAGCTTGTAAAGGTAGTGCGAAGAAGATTTTCCTGGAGTTCACATCTGAAAGTGATTTGAAGTATCAG ATTGATTGTTTTTACTTAATGAAGCACCATATTGAAGATTCTCTCTGTAATATTGAGGATGCTGATGTAATTGGTGTTAAAGTACCTATGACTTCTGGAACATATTTGCGAAGACTTTCATTCTCCTCTAAGGTTCTTGCTAGTGATAAATCATTGCATGATTCTTCTCTATGTAATGAAGTCTTTACAAAGGATCAAGTGCTGGACATTGCCAGTGATTGTTCAGTTTCAGATGTTCATCTTCATGTCCCTTCAAGTTTAACAGGTGTTTTGGAGATGGATGCAAAGGAACTTGGAAATGGCCATAATGCACCAGGTGCAAATCTAGAGAACTCTAGTCTTTCATCGGGCATTGAGACCACAATGGATGCAAACCCAGATGAGAATTCTGGTTTGCTTGATTCTAGTTTCCTCTTTCCTGCCGGAAATTTTTCCTCTCTGCGTGGAGATATAATAGCTGTCCACGGTTTTGACCAAGGTTCTTCTGACATGTGTTCAAGTCGTGAAGACTATGGTGATCTTTATCGATATGGGTTTTGTGATAGAACAAAAAATTGTTGCGTTCATGTTTCAGTGGCTAATCAAACC GTGAAGATTTTTGGATCTGTTGACCAACATCAGTTCCCTACTGGGTTTGGGTCTGGCATAAATGCAACTTTCCATCGAATTCTTGAACTTCA GGTCCCAAGTGAATTCATGTTAACATCCGAATCTAGCGTGGAGATAAATTCAATCAGGGCTGTCAATGAAGCACACAGCTCAGATTGCAATCTAAATCAGTTCCGCTGCAGA GTTGTTGCTGTTCATGTCCTGGTTCTAGAGAAGAGCAACCGGAAATGTGATAACATAAAATCAAATACTTACACCAGACCTCATAGTGTTGACATTCCACTTGCTTGCTTTATATTGG ATGATGGGTCATCTTCTTGGTGTTGCTGGGCTAATGCTGAAAGAGCGGCAACATTGCTGAGGCTGCAGAACACTGCCAGGACCTCTACCATGTATCATCTTCAAAGAATTGTAGAGGAGCATGAAAGGATAACTGTGAAAAGCACTAGATCAACTTCTGATCCTTTTGATCAAGATTTCACTGTTACTGTCGGTTCAGGAAGGGCACTAACTGGCTTGGATGAAGATTTTGACGTCCTGGTATCCATAATCTTCAATGCATGCGTCAATACATCGTGG ACTGTGGTTGCTAAAGTGATGGATTCTAATGCAGTCAACTCGTTAAGAGAACACCTGGCTGAAATGCAGATGCCAATGCCTCCCATGGCAAACTTACGAGCCTTAGAAGTTTGCCATGTGGATCAGCTAAGTGAGGCCAGAGACATGATGCAACAACTTGCGAAAAGGTAA
- the LOC107907274 gene encoding CST complex subunit CTC1 isoform X3, with translation MENVKTITVSDLLRYGCPHTGSSTPGPSIISDQNPQSPPGPSTSDPYRVLKPLPQFDYPAVIVGTLRLPTLTIKCPHNNCLEFSDDSVAVCCDFTGLDVRIIGKKIDVLTWNFIISDHLSGGLLEIVKWDLPDSSCGLSRCSSLMIDSFPLVSNLIESVPSTSKSKSYQIHGIIGAVSPVFVVPCSVNDSSSSKSMNLRGFHVRIITCECQLCRSTEAVGVLYGKSARHSFTEPVFVYFCGPSWCWHPVLTKLIGNVVTISGLRMKLVFMGKGGSELMFVTAENSVLHLPQLLKKVKRKDVCGSYKGTVKNVYMQGMVVELDNEAWLLLTNQSLMPPHGLRIGADILIKNVHFVVPKFSWAKFLVLGACSRTSIIVKSFSPLKTRCLIMSQSKSQLGNFIETLAFSTRLWVLLLVSCFQRKFSGILSTKKILGSTHKGLVQMFANSHLPSSVIQAQHSVVMEFNKNESCCSTTEPYHGNLKLVVPISNFIHHCENFWIKELLPSDNILPVSCGGRYYQQSIRKAFQSEDLGIILVGTLKISLSSGRLQLVDMTDSIDVVIPDLPSFWDPNSIFEVIDYCVIVDGMPESVHSGLSTIDPLLPGSLFRAFPLARKPNLKIFVYFHLCNATCRNRLIYPSVDSRDELNEISSGKFHLIRIRRKFHPPCHSKKLVRSVFAEAGVLPWYLFLAGKDGSVHQGNVLRGCTVGNHTDHSSGKRQKTDSGSSQLSPGFEDNFCSACLEKGTSSLRETCGDPSCLRTSFSHESPCLATIRGVNNFIYTSAGTMCRMKANARVKACKGSAKKIFLEFTSESDLKYQVKIFGSVDQHQFPTGFGSGINATFHRILELQVPSEFMLTSESSVEINSIRAVNEAHSSDCNLNQFRCRVVAVHVLVLEKSNRKCDNIKSNTYTRPHSVDIPLACFILDDGSSSWCCWANAERAATLLRLQNTARTSTMYHLQRIVEEHERITVKSTRSTSDPFDQDFTVTVGSGRALTGLDEDFDVLVSIIFNACVNTSWTVVAKVMDSNAVNSLREHLAEMQMPMPPMANLRALEVCHVDQLSEARDMMQQLAKR, from the exons ATGGAAAACGTGAAGACGATAACTGTCTCCGATCTACTCCGCTACGGTTGTCCCCACACTGGGTCTTCAACTCCCGGCCCTTCGATCATCTCCGATCAAAACCCTCAATCGCCACCTGGCCCTTCCACTTCAGACCCTTACCGGGTCCTTAAACCTCTGCCTCAGTTCGATTACCCGGCTGTTATCGTCGGAACCCTAAGACTTCCTACCCTTACAATAAAATGTCCGCACAACAACTGCCTTGAATTTTCAGACGATTCAGTGGCCGTTTGTTGCGATTTCACCGGGCTTGATGTTCGCATAATTGGTAAGAAAATCGACGTTCTTACCTGGAATTTCATTATTTCTGATCATCTTTCCGGTGGATTGTTGGAAATTGTTAAATGGGACTTACCGGATTCGAGTTGCGGGCTCAGTCGATGTTCaagcttgatgatagattcaTTCCCGTTAGTTTCTAATTTAATCGAATCTGTACCTAGCACTAGCAAGTCTAAGTCCTATCAGATTCACGGGATAATAGGAGCAGTTAGTCCTGTTTTTGTTGTTCCCTGTTCAGTTAACGACTCAAGCTCTAGTAAATCAATGAATCTTCGAGGTTTTCATGTGAGGATTATCACTTGTGAATGCCAATTGTGTCGTTCTACAGAGGCTGTCGGGGTTTTATATGGAAAATCAGCTCGTCATTCTTTTACTGAACCGGTTTTTGTGTATTTTTGTGGGCCTTCTTGGTGTTGGCATCCCGTGCTGACGAAGCTCATCGGGAACGTTGTTACTATTTCTGGTTTGAGGATGAAGTTGGTTTTCATGGGGAAAGGAGGGTCTGAATTGATGTTTGTTACTGCAGAGAACTCTGTTCTCCATCTGCCTCAATTATTGAAGAAAGTAAAGAGAAAGGATGTATGTGGTTCTTATAAAGGCACTGTAAAAAATGTTTATATGCAAGGAATGGTTGTTGAACTGGACAACGAAGCATGGCTTTTACTAACAAATCAGTCACTCATGCCACCTCATGGTCTTAGGATTGGTGCTGAT ATTTTGATTAAAAATGTGCACTTTGTggttccaaaattttcttgggcAAAGTTTCTCGTTCTTGGGGCTTGCTCCAGGACCAGCATCATAGTAAAATCATTCTCACCATTAAAGACAAG GTGTCTTATAATGTCGCAGTCAAAAAGCCAGTTGGGGAACTTCATTGAGACGTTAGCTTTTTCTACAAGACTATG GGTCCTACTTCTTGTTTCATGTTTCCAAAGAAAGTTTTCCGGGATCTTATCCACAAAGAAGATTTTGGGATCAACACAT AAAGGACTGGTTCAAATGTTTGCTAATTCACATTTGCCTTCATCAGTGATTCAAGCACAG CATAGTGTGGTAATGGAattcaataaaaatgaatcatgtTGCTCTACTACTGAACCATATCATGGCAATCTGAAGTTG GTGGTACCAATCTCTAATTTCATCCATCATTGTGAGAATTTTTGGATAAAGGAACTACTACCATCAGATAATATCCTTCCTGTGTCATGTGGGGGCAGATATTATCAACAATCAATAAGGAAGGCTTTTCAGAGTGAAGATTTGGGTATCATTTTAGTAGGAACTTTAAAG ATATCTCTGTCTTCTGGAAGATTGCAATTGGTTGACATGACTGATAGCATTGATGTTGTTATACCAGACCTTCCATCATTTTGGGATCCTAATAGTATATTTGAG gTGATTGATTATTGTGTAATTGTGGATGGCATGCCTGAGTCGGTCCATTCAGGGTTATCAACTATTGACCCATTATTGCCTGGAAGTCTCTTCCGGGCTTTCCCGTTGGCAAGAAAACCAAACCTAAAAATATTTGTCTACTTTCATTTATGTAATGCAACATGCAGAAATCGTCTCATTTATCCATCTGTAGATTCCAGGGATGAACTGAATGAAATCAGTAGTGGAAAATTCCATCTTATCCGCATCAGACGCAAATTCCATCCGCCATGTCATTCAAAGAAATTAGTAAGATCTGTGTTTGCTGAGGCCGGAGTCTTACCCTGGTATTTGTTTCTAGCTGGAAAAGATGGAAGTGTGCATCAGGGAAATGTTTTGAGAGGTTGTACTGTTGGTAACCACACAGATCATTCTTCTGGTAAGAGGCAGAAGACTGATAGTGGATCTAGTCAGTTGAGTCCAGGATTCGAGGACAATTTTTGCAGTGCATGTTTGGAAAAAGGCACTTCGTCTTTAAGGGAAACTTGTGGGGATCCTAGTTGTCTGAGAACAAGTTTTTCTCATGAAAGTCCATGCTTGGCTACCATACGAGGTGTTAATAATTTCATCTATACAAGTGCAGGGACCATGTGTAGAATGAAGGCCAATGCAAGGGTTAAAGCTTGTAAAGGTAGTGCGAAGAAGATTTTCCTGGAGTTCACATCTGAAAGTGATTTGAAGTATCAG GTGAAGATTTTTGGATCTGTTGACCAACATCAGTTCCCTACTGGGTTTGGGTCTGGCATAAATGCAACTTTCCATCGAATTCTTGAACTTCA GGTCCCAAGTGAATTCATGTTAACATCCGAATCTAGCGTGGAGATAAATTCAATCAGGGCTGTCAATGAAGCACACAGCTCAGATTGCAATCTAAATCAGTTCCGCTGCAGA GTTGTTGCTGTTCATGTCCTGGTTCTAGAGAAGAGCAACCGGAAATGTGATAACATAAAATCAAATACTTACACCAGACCTCATAGTGTTGACATTCCACTTGCTTGCTTTATATTGG ATGATGGGTCATCTTCTTGGTGTTGCTGGGCTAATGCTGAAAGAGCGGCAACATTGCTGAGGCTGCAGAACACTGCCAGGACCTCTACCATGTATCATCTTCAAAGAATTGTAGAGGAGCATGAAAGGATAACTGTGAAAAGCACTAGATCAACTTCTGATCCTTTTGATCAAGATTTCACTGTTACTGTCGGTTCAGGAAGGGCACTAACTGGCTTGGATGAAGATTTTGACGTCCTGGTATCCATAATCTTCAATGCATGCGTCAATACATCGTGG ACTGTGGTTGCTAAAGTGATGGATTCTAATGCAGTCAACTCGTTAAGAGAACACCTGGCTGAAATGCAGATGCCAATGCCTCCCATGGCAAACTTACGAGCCTTAGAAGTTTGCCATGTGGATCAGCTAAGTGAGGCCAGAGACATGATGCAACAACTTGCGAAAAGGTAA